In Pseudoxanthobacter soli DSM 19599, a single window of DNA contains:
- a CDS encoding tRNA1(Val) (adenine(37)-N6)-methyltransferase → MSGEAGAAPGVEPSSTAAREGTADVTAACAAGESTASADATGDAFLGGRFRVLQPPRGRHRSGHDALLLAASVPEGATGRCLDLGAGVGVAGLAVAVRCPGLSVDLVEIDSEAAALARRSLALPANAALGGRVRVIEADITVPSALAAAGLEPHAADIVVMNPPFYAAGRVRASPDARRATAHVLGEAGLDPWLRAAARLLRPGGLVSIIFPASGLDEVLEGCRGRFGAAVVVPVHARADAPALRVIVRAVAGSRGPMTLAPGLVLHDGTGPQPSNAARAVLEQAAPLPGLPAVANKAR, encoded by the coding sequence GTGAGCGGAGAGGCCGGAGCGGCGCCCGGCGTGGAGCCGTCAAGCACGGCCGCGCGCGAGGGAACCGCGGACGTGACCGCGGCCTGCGCAGCCGGGGAGAGTACGGCCTCTGCCGACGCCACCGGCGACGCCTTCCTCGGCGGCCGGTTCCGCGTGCTCCAGCCGCCGCGCGGGCGGCACCGGTCCGGGCATGACGCCCTCCTGCTCGCCGCCTCCGTGCCTGAAGGCGCCACCGGGCGCTGTCTCGATCTCGGCGCCGGCGTCGGTGTCGCCGGCCTCGCCGTGGCGGTTCGCTGCCCCGGCCTGTCGGTCGATCTCGTCGAGATCGATTCGGAAGCGGCGGCGCTCGCACGCCGGTCGCTGGCGCTGCCCGCCAACGCCGCCCTCGGCGGCCGGGTCCGCGTCATCGAGGCCGATATCACCGTGCCGTCCGCGCTCGCCGCCGCCGGCCTCGAGCCGCACGCCGCCGATATCGTGGTGATGAATCCGCCTTTTTACGCCGCCGGCCGCGTGCGTGCCTCGCCCGATGCCCGCCGCGCCACGGCCCATGTTCTCGGCGAGGCGGGGCTCGATCCGTGGCTGCGCGCCGCCGCGCGCCTCCTGCGTCCCGGCGGCCTCGTGTCGATCATCTTTCCGGCATCGGGGCTCGACGAGGTGCTGGAGGGCTGTCGCGGCCGATTCGGCGCCGCCGTGGTGGTGCCGGTCCATGCCCGCGCCGATGCACCGGCGCTGCGGGTGATCGTGCGCGCCGTCGCCGGCTCGCGCGGGCCGATGACGCTGGCGCCGGGGCTGGTGCTGCACGACGGAACCGGCCCGCAGCCTTCCAATGCCGCGCGCGCCGTGCTCGAACAGGCCGCGCCGCTTCCCGGCCTGCCTGCGGTCGCGAACAAGGCCCGCTGA
- a CDS encoding HpcH/HpaI aldolase family protein codes for MDRLARPYDLAVRLRGGEVVLTAWSTAFTAPGVMAELAAAGYPAITFDMQHGIHNIATLADAIPRVVAHGTAPIVRVPVGDFASASRAVDYGATAVIAPMIDSAEDARRFVSHVKYLPLGQRSWGPAASMRLAGVSDPAAWLAGANDATLAFAMIESRPALDALDDILRVPGLDGVFIGPADLSIALTNGARFAPSAEETQETAARVAAKAVAAGKLAGAFAVSTADAKRAAAAGFRLIALGVDFALLHEAARATLASFASDGTAAKGGRGGY; via the coding sequence GTGGATCGTCTGGCGAGGCCCTATGATCTGGCGGTGCGGCTGCGTGGCGGCGAGGTTGTTCTGACGGCGTGGTCGACCGCCTTCACCGCTCCCGGCGTGATGGCGGAACTCGCCGCGGCCGGCTATCCGGCGATCACGTTCGACATGCAGCACGGCATCCACAACATCGCGACGCTCGCCGATGCGATTCCCCGCGTCGTCGCCCACGGCACGGCGCCCATCGTGCGCGTGCCGGTCGGCGACTTCGCCTCCGCCAGCCGCGCGGTGGACTACGGCGCCACCGCCGTGATCGCGCCGATGATCGATTCGGCCGAGGACGCCCGCCGCTTCGTCTCCCATGTGAAATATCTGCCGCTCGGCCAGCGCAGCTGGGGCCCCGCGGCCAGCATGCGTCTTGCCGGCGTCAGCGATCCCGCCGCCTGGCTTGCCGGCGCCAACGACGCGACGCTCGCCTTCGCGATGATCGAAAGCCGCCCGGCGCTCGACGCGCTCGACGACATCCTGCGCGTTCCCGGCCTCGACGGCGTGTTCATCGGCCCGGCCGATCTGTCGATCGCGCTGACCAACGGCGCGCGGTTCGCGCCCTCGGCCGAGGAGACCCAGGAGACGGCGGCCCGCGTCGCCGCCAAGGCCGTCGCGGCCGGCAAGCTCGCTGGAGCGTTCGCGGTCAGCACGGCGGATGCGAAACGCGCCGCGGCGGCCGGCTTCCGGCTGATCGCGCTCGGCGTCGATTTCGCGCTGCTGCACGAAGCCGCCCGCGCGACGCTGGCCTCGTTCGCGAGCGACGGCACGGCGGCGAAGGGCGGGCGCGGCGGCTACTGA
- a CDS encoding tetratricopeptide repeat protein yields MKPLFPVHGPSARAPSADARRTRSRRRLAALLMATAFLAVPAGAIHPAFAEVAPAADLPPELGGLNSLAGNYLAARLAGDEQDLAAAAAFYRSALAEDPTNPLLIERTFTLSLASGDVDAAIALAPDLRPTTDVNRLGRLTVAVDAFEAGKTAEARKTLAAKSRSPLIELTNALVIAWTYAADGNEKAALEALDALSNAEMFAAFTTYNGGLIADLLGDHHEAVVRLGDAYAGDPGLPRVVVAYARALARAGDRNEADSVVDRFADGVHDGPLVQGLERQVAEGKNGPPIVPNAKSGAATALAALGATIGREGSAELASAYLHLALHLDPKNEFGTVALAELYERMNKPKDAIRYYSALDPSSAFYREGQIQIGLNLNALDKVDDARKQLEKVIAGDPTDTGAVLALGAVLRSHDMFADAAKVYGDRIALIKNPEPADWLLFYNRGISYERTKQWDKAEPDFEEALKLSPDQPEVLNYLGYTWADQGVHLDKALAMIRKAVDLRPSDGAIVDSLGWALYRHGKFDEAVTYLERAVDLMPDDPTLNDHLGDAYWRVGRTVEARFQWAHARDMKPPKELAPQIEQKLKSGLPPLGPEPTQSAKTKPDVDPKAPPVADDAAPKAVPETPKAPADTPDAPGKAPAESPAPAPAAPPATP; encoded by the coding sequence ATGAAGCCGCTGTTTCCTGTTCACGGCCCGTCCGCCCGCGCACCGTCCGCCGATGCCCGGCGAACCCGGTCCCGGCGCCGCCTCGCCGCGCTTCTGATGGCGACCGCGTTCCTCGCCGTTCCCGCGGGGGCGATCCACCCGGCCTTCGCCGAGGTCGCGCCGGCGGCGGACCTGCCGCCCGAGCTCGGCGGCCTCAATTCGCTGGCCGGCAACTATCTGGCGGCGCGGCTGGCCGGTGACGAGCAGGACCTCGCCGCCGCGGCGGCGTTCTACCGCTCCGCACTCGCGGAAGACCCGACCAACCCGCTCCTGATCGAACGCACCTTCACGCTGTCGCTCGCGAGCGGCGACGTGGATGCCGCCATCGCCCTCGCCCCGGACCTGCGCCCGACCACGGACGTGAACCGGCTCGGACGCCTGACGGTGGCTGTCGACGCCTTCGAGGCGGGCAAGACCGCGGAAGCCCGCAAAACGCTCGCGGCAAAATCACGCAGCCCGCTGATCGAGCTGACCAACGCGCTCGTGATCGCCTGGACCTACGCGGCCGACGGCAACGAGAAGGCCGCGCTAGAGGCGCTCGACGCGCTGAGCAACGCGGAGATGTTCGCGGCCTTCACCACCTACAACGGCGGCCTGATCGCCGACCTGCTCGGCGACCATCACGAAGCCGTGGTGCGGCTCGGCGACGCCTATGCCGGCGATCCAGGCCTGCCGCGCGTGGTCGTGGCCTATGCGCGCGCGCTGGCACGGGCCGGCGACCGCAACGAGGCGGACTCGGTGGTCGACCGCTTCGCCGACGGCGTGCACGACGGCCCGCTGGTGCAGGGCCTCGAACGGCAGGTGGCGGAAGGCAAGAACGGCCCGCCGATCGTGCCGAACGCGAAATCGGGCGCGGCGACGGCGCTGGCCGCGCTCGGCGCCACCATCGGGCGCGAAGGCAGCGCGGAGCTCGCCTCGGCCTATCTGCACCTCGCGCTTCATCTCGACCCGAAGAACGAGTTCGGCACCGTGGCGCTGGCCGAACTCTATGAACGGATGAACAAGCCGAAGGACGCGATCCGCTATTACAGCGCGCTCGATCCCTCCTCGGCGTTCTACCGGGAAGGCCAGATCCAAATCGGCCTCAACCTCAACGCCCTCGACAAGGTCGACGACGCCCGCAAGCAGCTCGAGAAGGTGATCGCCGGCGACCCGACCGATACCGGCGCGGTTCTGGCGCTGGGCGCGGTGCTGCGCAGTCACGACATGTTCGCCGACGCGGCCAAGGTCTACGGCGACCGCATCGCGCTCATCAAGAATCCCGAGCCCGCCGACTGGCTGCTGTTCTACAATCGCGGCATCAGCTACGAGCGCACCAAGCAGTGGGACAAGGCGGAGCCCGACTTCGAGGAGGCGCTGAAGCTTTCCCCGGACCAGCCGGAAGTGCTGAACTATCTCGGCTACACCTGGGCCGATCAGGGCGTGCACCTCGACAAGGCGCTGGCGATGATCCGCAAGGCGGTGGATCTGCGCCCCTCCGACGGCGCGATCGTCGACAGCCTCGGCTGGGCGCTCTACCGCCATGGCAAGTTCGACGAGGCCGTGACCTATCTGGAGCGGGCGGTCGACCTGATGCCGGACGACCCGACCCTCAACGACCATCTCGGCGACGCCTACTGGCGCGTCGGCCGCACGGTGGAGGCGCGCTTCCAGTGGGCCCATGCCCGCGACATGAAGCCCCCGAAGGAACTCGCCCCGCAGATCGAGCAGAAGCTGAAATCCGGCCTGCCGCCGCTCGGCCCCGAACCGACCCAGTCGGCCAAGACCAAGCCGGACGTCGACCCCAAGGCGCCGCCGGTGGCTGATGATGCCGCCCCGAAGGCCGTTCCGGAAACGCCGAAGGCACCCGCCGACACGCCCGACGCGCCCGGGAAGGCACCGGCGGAAAGCCCTGCCCCAGCCCCGGCCGCACCGCCGGCGACGCCGTGA
- the purQ gene encoding phosphoribosylformylglycinamidine synthase subunit PurQ encodes MKSAVVVFPGSNRERDVMKALGAVSGAAPVAVWHADTTLPDVDLVVLPGGFSYGDYLRSGAIAARAPIMAAVKAHVERGGLVIGICNGFQILTEAGLLPGALMRNAGLKFVCREVKLQVAATDTPFTRLYEQGQVLRCPVAHHDGNYFADADTLARLEGENRVAFRYAEGTNPNGSINDIAGILSENRRVLGMMPHPENLIEPLQGGLDGRPLFESLAAAA; translated from the coding sequence ATGAAGTCCGCCGTCGTCGTCTTCCCCGGATCGAATCGCGAACGCGACGTCATGAAGGCGCTCGGGGCCGTGTCCGGCGCCGCGCCCGTCGCCGTCTGGCACGCCGACACCACGCTGCCGGACGTCGACCTCGTGGTGCTGCCGGGCGGGTTCTCCTACGGGGATTATCTGCGGTCGGGCGCCATCGCCGCCCGCGCGCCGATCATGGCCGCGGTGAAGGCCCACGTCGAGCGCGGCGGCCTCGTCATCGGCATCTGCAACGGCTTCCAGATCCTCACCGAAGCGGGGCTGCTTCCCGGCGCGCTGATGCGCAATGCCGGCCTGAAGTTCGTCTGCCGCGAGGTGAAGCTGCAGGTGGCGGCGACCGACACGCCCTTCACCCGGCTCTATGAACAGGGCCAGGTGCTGCGCTGCCCCGTCGCCCACCACGATGGCAACTATTTCGCCGACGCCGACACCCTCGCCCGCCTCGAAGGCGAGAACCGCGTCGCCTTCCGCTATGCGGAGGGCACCAATCCGAACGGCTCGATCAACGACATCGCCGGCATTCTCAGCGAGAACCGCCGCGTGCTCGGCATGATGCCGCATCCGGAAAACCTGATCGAGCCGCTGCAGGGCGGGCTGGACGGCCGGCCGCTGTTCGAAAGCCTCGCCGCCGCAGCCTGA
- the purS gene encoding phosphoribosylformylglycinamidine synthase subunit PurS, with protein MKARVTVTLKNGVLDPQGKAIQGALGALGFSGVDSVRQGRVIDLDLAESDPAAARAKIAEMCEALLANTVIESYAIDIAG; from the coding sequence ATGAAAGCGCGCGTCACCGTCACTCTGAAGAACGGGGTTCTCGATCCCCAGGGCAAGGCGATCCAGGGCGCGCTCGGCGCGCTCGGCTTTTCCGGCGTCGACAGCGTGCGCCAGGGCCGCGTGATCGACCTGGACCTCGCCGAATCCGACCCGGCCGCCGCCCGGGCGAAGATCGCCGAGATGTGCGAGGCGCTGCTCGCCAACACCGTGATCGAAAGCTACGCCATCGATATCGCCGGCTGA
- the purC gene encoding phosphoribosylaminoimidazolesuccinocarboxamide synthase, producing MDFLKHSRYIPMNRRRRIYEGKAKILYEGPEPGTLIQHFKDDATAFNAKKHEIVDGKGVLNNRISEYIFTHLNNMGIPTHFIRRLNMREQLIREVEIIPLEVVVRNVAAGSLSTRLGIEEGTQLPRSIIEFYYKNDKLGDPIVSEEHITAFGWATPQEIDDVMALAIRVNDFLAGLFLGVGIRLVDFKMECGRLWEGDMMRIVVADEISPDSCRLWDIATNDKLDKDRFRRDMGGMLEAYQEVARRLGILNDNDRTSSTGPTLVK from the coding sequence ATGGATTTCCTCAAGCACTCACGGTACATCCCCATGAACCGTCGCCGCCGCATTTATGAAGGCAAGGCTAAGATTCTCTATGAAGGCCCGGAGCCCGGAACGCTCATCCAGCACTTCAAGGATGACGCGACGGCCTTCAATGCCAAGAAGCATGAGATCGTCGATGGCAAGGGCGTCCTGAACAACAGGATTTCCGAGTACATCTTCACCCATCTCAACAACATGGGGATTCCGACGCACTTCATCCGCCGGCTCAACATGCGCGAGCAGTTGATCCGCGAGGTGGAGATCATCCCGCTCGAGGTGGTGGTGCGCAACGTCGCCGCCGGATCGCTCTCGACGCGCCTCGGCATCGAGGAAGGCACGCAGCTGCCGCGCTCGATCATCGAGTTCTATTACAAGAACGACAAGCTCGGCGATCCGATCGTCTCGGAAGAGCACATCACCGCGTTCGGCTGGGCGACGCCGCAGGAGATCGACGACGTGATGGCGCTCGCCATCCGCGTCAACGACTTCCTCGCCGGCCTGTTCCTCGGCGTCGGCATCCGTCTCGTCGACTTTAAGATGGAGTGCGGACGGCTGTGGGAAGGCGACATGATGCGCATCGTCGTCGCCGACGAGATTTCCCCGGATTCCTGCCGTCTGTGGGACATCGCCACCAACGACAAGCTGGACAAGGACCGCTTCCGCCGCGACATGGGCGGGATGCTGGAAGCCTACCAGGAAGTTGCCCGCCGGCTCGGCATCCTCAACGACAACGACCGCACGTCGTCGACAGGCCCGACCCTGGTGAAGTGA
- a CDS encoding polyprenyl synthetase family protein, with the protein MDALVGLVAADMERVNATILSRTGSDVQMIPEVANHLISSGGKRLRPMLTLAAAAHFGYPGEGHVKLAASVEFMHTATLLHDDVVDESDLRRGKPAARMVWGNQASVLVGDFLLGQAFKMMVETGSLECLAILSNAAAVIAEGEVMQLAAAKDLDTEESTYLQVIEAKTAALFAAAAEVGPVIAGASAAEREAFRLYGLNLGLAFQLVDDALDYGGSSGALGKNVGDDFREGKITLPVIHAFSAGNDEERAFWRRCIEGGEIRDGDLERAFGLIEKHGAIAATVARAHHYGDAAREALAGLPQTPQRDALIDVIGFSIARAH; encoded by the coding sequence ATCGACGCGCTCGTCGGGCTGGTCGCCGCGGACATGGAACGGGTCAACGCCACGATCCTGTCGCGCACGGGATCCGACGTCCAGATGATCCCGGAAGTCGCCAACCACCTGATCAGCTCGGGCGGAAAGCGGCTGCGGCCGATGCTGACGCTCGCCGCCGCCGCGCATTTCGGCTATCCGGGCGAAGGGCACGTCAAGCTCGCCGCCAGCGTGGAGTTCATGCACACGGCGACGCTGCTGCATGACGACGTGGTGGACGAGAGCGACCTCAGGCGCGGCAAGCCGGCCGCGCGGATGGTGTGGGGCAACCAGGCGAGCGTGCTCGTCGGCGACTTCCTGCTCGGCCAGGCCTTCAAGATGATGGTGGAGACCGGCTCGCTCGAATGCCTCGCGATCCTGTCGAACGCCGCAGCGGTGATCGCCGAGGGCGAGGTGATGCAGCTCGCCGCCGCCAAGGACCTCGACACCGAAGAATCGACCTACCTGCAGGTGATCGAAGCCAAGACGGCCGCGCTGTTCGCGGCGGCGGCCGAGGTCGGCCCGGTGATCGCCGGGGCGTCGGCCGCCGAGCGCGAGGCGTTCCGGCTGTACGGCCTCAATCTCGGCCTCGCCTTCCAGCTCGTCGACGACGCGCTCGACTATGGCGGCTCGTCCGGCGCGCTCGGCAAGAATGTCGGCGACGACTTCCGCGAGGGCAAGATCACGCTGCCGGTGATCCACGCGTTCAGCGCCGGCAACGACGAGGAGCGCGCGTTCTGGCGCCGCTGCATCGAGGGCGGCGAGATCCGCGACGGCGATCTCGAGCGCGCCTTCGGCCTGATCGAAAAGCACGGCGCCATCGCCGCCACCGTTGCCCGCGCCCATCATTATGGCGACGCGGCCCGCGAGGCGCTCGCCGGCCTGCCGCAGACGCCCCAGCGCGACGCCCTCATCGACGTGATCGGTTTCTCCATCGCCCGCGCCCACTGA
- a CDS encoding DUF2007 domain-containing protein produces the protein MIELLRTNDPVTLNFIEVSLRDAGIAHLVLDRNMSVIEGSIGILPRRVMVQADDLDEARDIMRDAGLAAELPERKPS, from the coding sequence ATGATCGAACTGCTCAGAACCAACGACCCGGTGACGCTGAATTTCATCGAGGTGTCATTGCGCGATGCGGGCATCGCACACCTCGTGCTCGACCGCAACATGAGCGTGATCGAAGGCTCCATCGGCATCCTGCCGAGGCGGGTGATGGTCCAGGCGGACGATCTCGACGAGGCGCGCGACATCATGCGCGATGCCGGCCTCGCGGCGGAACTGCCGGAACGGAAACCGTCGTGA
- the ppdK gene encoding pyruvate, phosphate dikinase gives MTRWVYTFGGGKAEGTADLKNLLGGKGANLAEMANLGLPVPPGFTVTTEVCTWYYSHGEVYPEDLKAQVASALDHISAITGRRLGDEADPLLVSVRSGARVSMPGMMDTVLNLGLNDSTVQGLARSSGDERFAYDSYRRFIQMYGDVVLGVDHGEFEEQLEIYKDENGYVLDTDLTAEDWRTLIERYKEIVERHLGRPFPQDPTEQLWGAIGAVFGSWNSARAITYRRIHTIPESWGTAVNVQAMVFGNMGETSATGVAFTRDPSTGENALYGEFLVNAQGEDVVAGIRTPQNITEAARIAAGSSDPSLEQVMPEAFAAFRDICARLESHYRDMQDIEFTIERGKLWMLQTRSGKRTAKAALKVAVDMANEGLITREEAIARVDPASLDQLLHPTIDPSAEKTVIAAGLPASPGAASGEIVFSSDEAERLKSAGHKVILVRIETSPEDIHGMHAAEGILTTRGGMTSHAAVVARGMGKPCVSGAGAVRVDYAAGKLTAGGKVLKAGDIVTLDGATGEVYAGALPMRKPDLSGDFATIIAWADAVRRMKVRANAETPLDARTAREFGAEGIGLCRTEHMFFDEGRIVAVREMILSDTEAGRRTALAKLLPMQRSDFVALFEIMAGLPVTIRLLDPPLHEFIPHTEEEIAEVAEAMGVSPALLKERADALHEFNPMLGHRGCRLAVSYPEIAEMQARAIFEAAVEAAAKTGKAVEPEVMVPLVGLKAELDLVKARIDAMAALVKQETGKDFAYKVGTMVELPRAALRAGEIAETAEFFSFGTNDLTQTTFGISRDDAASFLGAYQARGILERDPFVTLDREGVGELVAIAAERGRKTRPDIKLGICGEHGGDPASIAFCETVGLDYVSCSPFRVPIARLAAAQAALQAKR, from the coding sequence ATGACGCGATGGGTGTACACCTTCGGCGGCGGCAAGGCCGAAGGCACCGCCGACCTCAAGAACCTGCTCGGCGGCAAGGGCGCGAACCTCGCGGAGATGGCCAATCTCGGCCTCCCCGTGCCGCCCGGTTTCACGGTCACGACCGAAGTCTGCACCTGGTACTATAGCCACGGCGAGGTCTATCCCGAAGACCTCAAGGCCCAGGTCGCGTCCGCGCTGGACCATATTTCCGCGATCACCGGCCGCCGGCTCGGCGACGAGGCCGATCCGCTGCTCGTGTCGGTGCGCTCCGGCGCGCGCGTCTCCATGCCGGGCATGATGGACACCGTCCTCAATCTCGGCCTCAACGACAGCACGGTGCAGGGTCTCGCGCGCTCTTCCGGCGACGAGCGCTTCGCCTACGATTCCTACCGCCGCTTCATCCAGATGTACGGTGACGTCGTGCTCGGCGTCGATCACGGCGAGTTCGAGGAGCAGCTCGAGATTTACAAGGACGAGAACGGCTACGTTCTCGATACCGATCTCACCGCCGAGGACTGGCGGACGCTGATCGAGCGCTACAAGGAAATCGTCGAGCGCCATCTCGGCCGGCCGTTCCCGCAGGATCCTACGGAACAGCTCTGGGGCGCCATCGGCGCGGTGTTCGGCTCGTGGAATTCCGCCCGCGCCATCACCTACCGTCGCATCCACACCATTCCGGAAAGCTGGGGCACCGCCGTCAACGTCCAGGCCATGGTGTTCGGCAACATGGGCGAGACGTCCGCGACCGGCGTCGCCTTCACCCGCGATCCCTCGACGGGCGAGAACGCGCTCTATGGCGAGTTCCTCGTCAACGCCCAGGGCGAGGACGTGGTGGCCGGCATCCGCACGCCGCAGAACATCACCGAGGCCGCGCGCATCGCCGCGGGTTCGAGCGACCCGTCGCTGGAACAGGTGATGCCGGAGGCGTTCGCCGCCTTCCGCGACATCTGCGCCCGGCTCGAGTCGCACTATCGCGACATGCAGGACATCGAGTTCACCATCGAGCGCGGCAAGCTCTGGATGCTCCAGACCCGCTCCGGCAAGCGCACTGCCAAGGCCGCGCTCAAGGTCGCGGTCGACATGGCGAACGAGGGCCTGATCACCCGCGAGGAGGCGATCGCCCGCGTCGATCCCGCCTCCCTCGACCAGCTCCTGCATCCGACCATCGATCCCTCGGCCGAGAAGACCGTGATCGCGGCCGGCCTGCCGGCCTCGCCCGGTGCGGCCTCGGGCGAGATCGTGTTCTCGTCCGACGAGGCCGAGCGTCTGAAGAGCGCCGGGCACAAGGTCATCCTGGTGCGCATCGAGACGAGCCCGGAAGACATCCACGGCATGCACGCCGCCGAGGGCATCCTCACCACGCGCGGCGGCATGACCAGCCACGCGGCGGTGGTCGCGCGCGGCATGGGCAAGCCCTGCGTCTCGGGCGCCGGCGCGGTCCGCGTCGACTACGCCGCCGGCAAGCTCACGGCGGGCGGCAAGGTGCTCAAGGCCGGCGATATCGTCACCCTCGATGGCGCCACCGGCGAGGTCTATGCCGGCGCGCTGCCGATGCGAAAGCCGGACCTCTCGGGCGACTTCGCCACCATCATCGCGTGGGCCGATGCCGTGCGCCGTATGAAGGTGCGCGCCAACGCCGAGACGCCGCTCGATGCCCGCACCGCGCGCGAGTTCGGTGCAGAGGGCATCGGCCTCTGCCGCACCGAGCACATGTTCTTCGATGAGGGCCGCATCGTCGCCGTGCGCGAGATGATCCTGTCCGACACCGAAGCCGGGCGCCGCACCGCGCTCGCCAAGCTCCTCCCGATGCAGCGCTCGGACTTCGTGGCGCTGTTCGAGATCATGGCCGGCCTGCCGGTCACGATCCGCCTGCTCGATCCGCCTCTCCACGAGTTCATCCCCCACACCGAGGAGGAGATCGCGGAGGTCGCCGAGGCGATGGGCGTCTCGCCCGCGCTTCTGAAGGAGCGGGCGGACGCGCTGCACGAGTTCAACCCGATGCTCGGCCATCGCGGCTGCCGTCTCGCCGTCTCCTATCCGGAGATCGCCGAGATGCAGGCCCGCGCGATCTTCGAGGCTGCCGTCGAGGCCGCCGCGAAGACCGGAAAGGCCGTGGAGCCCGAAGTCATGGTGCCGCTCGTCGGCCTCAAGGCCGAGCTCGACCTCGTCAAGGCGCGCATCGACGCCATGGCCGCGCTGGTCAAGCAGGAGACCGGCAAGGACTTCGCCTACAAGGTCGGCACCATGGTGGAGCTGCCGCGCGCGGCGCTGCGCGCGGGCGAGATCGCCGAGACGGCGGAGTTCTTCTCGTTCGGCACCAACGACCTGACGCAGACGACGTTCGGCATCTCCCGCGACGACGCGGCCTCGTTCCTCGGCGCCTATCAGGCGCGCGGCATTCTGGAGCGCGACCCCTTCGTCACCCTCGACCGCGAGGGCGTCGGCGAACTCGTGGCCATCGCCGCCGAGCGCGGCCGCAAGACCCGGCCCGACATCAAGCTCGGCATCTGCGGCGAACACGGCGGCGATCCCGCCTCCATCGCCTTCTGCGAGACGGTCGGCCTCGATTACGTGTCGTGCTCGCCGTTCCGCGTGCCCATCGCCCGCCTCGCCGCCGCCCAGGCGGCGCTGCAGGCCAAGCGCTGA
- a CDS encoding 4-(cytidine 5'-diphospho)-2-C-methyl-D-erythritol kinase: MNATMDAVANIGLLTETARAKLNLALHVVGRRHDGYHDLDTVVAFPTVSDTLSAEPSRTLSLEVEGPFAAALDAGADNLVIRAAEALRAATGCREGAAIRLVKRLPVASGIGGGSADAAAALRMLTRLWNLDLEDEALSAIAGPLGADVPMCLHSEPLRARGTGHDIERLPALPDAAVVLVNSRAMLATPAVFRTLGLAAGDRDEARAVPDHSFAWRDAADLAAWLMETRNDLEPPARRLEPSIDGVLAALNAMPGALLARLSGSGATCFAVFADLGEARHAAAKIADARPEWWVESAPLSG; this comes from the coding sequence ATGAACGCCACCATGGACGCCGTCGCCAATATCGGCCTCCTGACGGAGACCGCGCGCGCGAAGCTCAATCTCGCGCTGCACGTCGTCGGCCGCCGTCACGACGGCTATCACGACCTCGACACCGTGGTGGCGTTCCCGACCGTCAGCGACACGCTGTCGGCGGAGCCGTCGCGCACGCTGTCGCTGGAGGTGGAGGGTCCGTTCGCCGCGGCCCTCGACGCGGGCGCGGACAATCTGGTGATCCGCGCCGCGGAGGCGCTGCGCGCCGCGACGGGCTGCCGCGAGGGCGCCGCGATCCGGCTCGTGAAGCGGCTGCCGGTGGCGTCCGGCATCGGCGGCGGCTCGGCGGACGCGGCGGCGGCGCTGCGGATGCTCACGCGGCTGTGGAACCTCGATCTGGAGGACGAGGCGCTTTCGGCGATCGCCGGCCCGCTCGGCGCCGATGTGCCGATGTGCCTGCATTCCGAGCCGCTGCGCGCCCGCGGCACCGGCCACGACATCGAGCGCCTGCCGGCGCTGCCCGATGCCGCCGTGGTGCTGGTCAATTCCCGCGCGATGCTCGCGACGCCGGCGGTGTTCCGCACGCTGGGGCTCGCCGCCGGCGACCGGGACGAGGCCCGCGCCGTGCCGGACCACAGCTTCGCCTGGCGCGACGCGGCTGATCTCGCCGCGTGGCTGATGGAAACCCGCAACGACCTCGAACCGCCCGCCCGGCGACTGGAACCGTCGATCGACGGCGTGCTCGCCGCGCTGAACGCGATGCCCGGCGCGCTGCTCGCGCGGCTTTCGGGGTCCGGCGCGACGTGCTTCGCGGTGTTCGCCGATCTCGGCGAGGCACGGCACGCCGCGGCGAAGATTGCCGACGCCCGTCCTGAGTGGTGGGTGGAGAGCGCGCCGCTCAGCGGCTGA